CATCAATATCAGCGAGCGCTTCCATTCCGGGCACGATTTCGGCAATTGCTTCGCGGGTTTTACTGTGGTTTTTAAATTCATTAAACGCGAAAGGCGCATCTGGAAGAATGCTGTCTGCCAAGTCGCACAGAATAACGCTTTCTGGCCTAACACAGTCATGCCGCATAATACCGCCATCACTTAAACGCACAAAATTGAACATGCTTTCCTGCGTAGTAGGGGACCATTCTTCATCACGTGCTGTTACAGGTAAGATAATGCACTCTGAATTATCAATTCCGTGCACATGGCCTTTGTTAAGCGTTGTAGTGAGGAACAGTTTGAAGCCAATTTTATCAAGTGTTTCTGCGGCCCAATCTGAACTTGGGTTAGCGGCATAAAGATTGCCACCCATAATAAGTGCCGTATCTACTAGGCCTTTATGTGCAGCTTCCATGCAAGCCATAGTATCCATGCCTTCTTTACGAGGAAGGGCAATATCAAAGGCGGTTTCCATACGTTTGAAAACTTCTTCAGTTAGCACCGGTTTAACGCCGATGGTACCTATGCCTTGCACATTGGAATGGCCGCGAAGGGGCAGGAGGCCTGCATGATGTTTCCCAACCATACCGCGGAGGAGGGCGAGGTTTACGAGGCTTTCGATATTCTCCACACCGTTCAGATGGTGGGTTAACCCCATGCCCCAAGCAAACACTGTTTTTTCAGATTTGCCGTATAGCGCGGCAATACGCTCAAAATCTGTTTTGTGAAGACCCGTGAGCCTGCAGATATCATCCCAGCTTTGTTGGTGTAGCTTTTTGATTAGTGCTTCAAAGCCTTCAGTATGACTATTAATAAAATCTTGGTCTTCTGTTTCTTGTTCGAAGACAGCCTTTGCGAGCCCCATAAATACTGCGACATCTGAACCGATATTTGGCTGCAGGTAATCTGATGCGATGTCAGAACCACCAAGCAACAGGGATTTAGGGCTTTTAGGGACTGCAAACTTCACCAGCCCGGGTTCCTTGGCCGGATTGATGATAATCACTTCTCCACCGCGTTCACGGCAGGCTTTCAGTTTATGGATGAACCGGGGGTGGTTGGACGATGGGTTCGCACCTACCACAAAAACCAAATCACAATGGTCAAGGTCATCAAGTTCAATTGTCGCTGTACCTGTGCCAATTGTGGTGCCGAGCGCCACACTGGTTGCCTGATGGCAGTAATAGGAGCAGTTGTTAACGTTGTTGGTTCCGAACATGCGGGCAAACAATTGGAAGATAAAACCAGCTTCGTTGGAGGAACGGCCTGAAGAATAAAAGAAACTACGATCTGCGTCTGTTGCTTTGAAACGCTCTACAGCAATGGCCATAGCTTCATCCCAACTGATAGGAGAAAGCTTATCATCACCGGCTTTCTTATGCAGGGGGGTATTAAGGCGGCCCAGATGTTCCATCTCTTTGCCGTCCAGCTCTCGCAGTTCATCAAGAGTGTGCTCGAATATTTCAAGAGGAATAGCGGCTTGCGTATCACTGGATTGCGCCTGAACGCTTTTATTACAAACAGAAGGAAACTCGCCGAGTTCGTTGGTCATACCACCCTGTTGGCCACCCATGCCCAGTGCACATGCTTTACAAGTATTATTTGAATTCAGCGCCTTGGCAGCTTTTTTAACACCCATTTTCCTAACGGTATTAAGTGTGTATATAACCTTCTTAACACCGCCACCCACAACGGTTGGATTATCAGTTTGTGATGTGGGCATAAGAGGCCTCCGAACAGAAAGAGATTGTTTCCGTGGTTATACAGCAAGAACAGATGATAGCAAAAACTGATATTGCTGGTCTTGTTATCGCTGGCGGTACTTCGAAACGGTTTGGTTCAGATAAATATAAAGCTGAGCTCTTGGGAAAAAGCCTGCTTTCGCTCTCCGTGGATAATCTGGAGCCCCATGTGGCTGAAATCATAGTAAATCTACCGAATGACCATACCAGCGCAGATTATCAGTTGGTTTATGAGAACCAAGGCCTCGGCCCCTTATCGGCGGTTATCTCTGGAATGAAATGGGCGAGGGTGCATGGGTATAGTTGGCTGTTGACAACGCCGGTTGATGTACCCGTTTTACCCGATGGTTTGATTGAAGCATTAAAAGGCGAGGGCGATGGCGCATATGCCGAGGCTGACGATGGCCTTCATGGTTTATGTGCGCTGTGGCCGGTAAAGGACATGGAAGCCATTCAAAACCTTTTGGGAAATGGTAAACGTGCTGTCAATGGAGCCCATAAACTACTCGATAACAACCCAGTCTTTTACCCAGCAAAAACAAAAGAAGATTATTTCAATATCAATACTCAAGCGGATTTAGCTCAACTGAAAACTTTTCTTGAATAACAGAAGCTTAATACCCACGTGTTTTCTTAAAGAATAATAAGGAGACAGCGAGTGAGATTAGGAATTGCTCTGGGTGGCGGCGCAGGCCTTGGTTGGGCACACATTGGTGTGCTGCGGGTGTTGGAAGCTGAAGGTATTGATGTTGATGTAATATCAGGCACCAGTATTGGCGCTATTGTTGGGGCGTGTGCTGCCGCTGATATGCTTGATGAACTTGAAGAACTAGCCCGAGATGTTGGCTATAAAGATATGTTCATGATGAGTGAATTTGGGTTCAATCAGGGCGGCCTGATCGGCGCTGGCAAGATTGAACGCAAAATGCGTGAATATTTCGGTGTGAAAACCATTGAACAGCTGCAAAAGCCATTTGCTGCCGTTGCGGTAGACATCTTTACTGGCGAACAGATTGATCTTGATAAAGGTGATGTAGTGACAGCTGTAAGGGCGTCATCCGCTATTCCCGGTGTTTTGCCGCCCGTTGAGACAGGGCATATGATGTTGGTCGATGGTGGCCTTGTTGATCCGGTTCCAGTAAGAGCTGCTAGGGAATTAGGTGCAGATTTTGTAATCGGTGTTGATCTACAGAATGATTATGAACATAGAGTACGCTCTTATGGATTAGAGCCCGGTGGGCCTAATAAACGAGCTGCCTTCAAAACAGCGAGGGCAGGAGCTGCGCTTCTTCTTAAGACCCTGGGAAAGCTTCGGATGAGTATTGATAAACCTGAGTTGGTAATTAGCCCTGAAATTGGGCATGTTGAGGTAGCTGATTTTACCAAAGCAGATGAATTAATAGCTCTGGGAAAAAAGGCTGCATATGATGTACTCCCTGAAATTCATTATGCATTAAAATAAAGTATGCTTGATAATACTTCTACACTAAATGCTTGTATATGGTGTGTTATGATATATCGTATTGTAGTTAATGGAGGTGTTAGATGTCTATCAAAACTTGTAGTATGATTGTTTCAGGCCTTTTATGCGTGGCCTTTACCTTCGAGGTGTTTAGTTCAGACGATAATGTTGTAAATACCGTTACTGTTAGCAAATTCTATAGCTCTGGTGCATTGATTGCCAAAAGCTCTGGTGAAGTGGGTATTGATTATTGGCAGAAGACTTCTCAACCAAAGGCCTTGTACGAAAAACTAACTCAAACATCTGAAACTTCAGTTTTTCGTGGTTATTTCGAAAATATTCTAAATGCTCGTGCTGCAGAGGTTACCTTGCAAGATGTGCCTGAGGTATTTTTGTACCCTTCCTCAAATGAAGTGCAGTTTATTGCTGATGCTACGGTAAGTAACCTTTGGTCAAAGGAAGGGGACTTGTATGTCTTCAAGGTGAAGCCGGACCTAATATTACACGAAATATCAAAACTTACTAATTCATCCATTGAAGAAACCATGCTCTTTTCTTCAATAAGTGAAACGGCTGTTATGCATTTGCCCATCGGTTGGGTACTTGATGATGCTTATTTGGAAAGTAAAGGTGATCTTTTTGACTTTACCATGAAGGGTGAAACTAAAAAGGACACTTATGTTGTAAACTTTAAGTATGTTCGGCATTCACAGGAGGTATCCCCAGCTAACCTTAAAGCCAGCGCCCTTCAGTTTTCGGAAATTCGGGATAACGGCTTTTACCAAATCTGGGAAGAGGGGGCTAAATCAGAAATTAAATTCAAGCGACCAACTATTAATTTAAAACTTGAGAAAAAGGCAAAAGAGCTCAAGCATAGAGCGCCACCTGGTTACCGAAACGAAAAAGAAAAAAAGAAGCCCAGCCACTGAATGGTTGGGCTTTTTTATTTAATATCGCCCCTCAATCATATTGAAGAAAAATAACATTTTAGAAACTAAAATGAAGACTGAGTTTGTTGGTGTTTCTTGACATGCAGTTAAATTACTGCATTTAATGACTTATGGAAAATGAACAGTTAGATCTGATTTTCAAGGCTCTTTCTGATGGGACCCGCCGCCGTATTATAGAGCGTTTAAGCGTGCAATCAGAACAGTCGCTATTTGAAGTGTGTGCGGCCTCTATTCCTGAAGATGGTGTAGCCTTATCGCGTCAAACAATTTCTCAGCACCTAAGAGTATTACAAGAGGCAGGTTTAATAAAAACCTCTTGGAAGGGACGAACAAAAGCCCACTCTTTAAATGAGGAGGCGAAGCACAAAGACGCAATTGAATGGTTGAAAAAATATATTGGAAGTGGAGAGGGAAAATGAAAATTTATGTCACGGGAGTTTTTGTAGATGACCAAGATAAAGCGGAAAAATTCTATTGTGATATTCTGGGGTTTAAATTGAAAAATAATATACCTCTCGGTGAAAACCGCTGGCTAACTGTTGTTTCTGATGAAGAGCCTGAAGGTACAGAACTGTTGCTAGAGCCAAGTGACCACCCTGCGGTGAAACCTTATAAAGATGCTTTAGTAGCTGATGGCATTCCAGCCCATTCTTTTCAGGTAAAAGACCTGGATGCAGAAAGAAAGAGATTGGGAGATATGAATGTCCGTTTCACACAAGAACCTATGGATGCCGGGCCCGTTCGTATGGCCTTGCTTGATGACACATGCGGCAATCTTATTCAGTTGATAGAAATGAAGTAAGCTAGGAAATATAATTCGCTTACTAAAAGACAAAGCCCAGTCAAATGACTGGGCTTTTCTTTATTTAGCGGCCAATTTCACGGCCAATAACGATACGCTGAATATCAGAAGTACCTTCGTAAATTTGGCACACGCGAACATCGCGGTATATTTTCTCAATCGGATACTCTGAAAGGTATCCATAGCCCCCAAGGGTTTGAATAGCGTCCGAACATACTTTTTCCGCCATCTCGCTGGCATATAGTTTCGCCATACAAGCTTCTTTAAGGCATGGCTCACCCGCTGATTTCTTGGCTGCTGCATCAAGAACCATAAGTTCAGCCGCATGAATACGTGTTGCCATATCCGCAAGGCGGAAACTTACTGCTTGCTGGTTGAAAATAGGGCCACCAAAAGCTTCACGCTCTTTGGCATACTGTAGTGCATATTCATACGCCGCTTTAGCCATACCAACTGATTGAGCAGCAATGCCGATACGGCCTGTCTCAAGGTTCGCTAGTGCGATTTTGTAACCCTGACCTTCTTCACCAAGCAGGCAGCTTGATGGGATTTCCATATCCTCAAACACAATCTGGCAAGTATCTGAAGATTTTTGGCCAAGTTTATGTTCGACGCTAGCAACTTTGTATCCTGGCGTGTTGGTTGGCACTAGGAAAGCTGAGATGCCTTTTTTACCTGCACTCGGGTCAGTAACAGCGAAGATAATTGCAACACCACCAATTTTACCTGAAGTGATAAACTGTTTTGTGCCGTTTAATTTCCAGCCCGAATTGGTGCGTTCTGCTTTAGTGCGCAGCATAGAGGCATCAGAACCGGCTTGTGGTTCTGTCAGGCAGAAAGCACCGATCATTTCACCACGTGCGAGCGGTTTAAGGAATGTTTCTTTCTGCTGGTTATCACCGTTCTGAAGGATTGCTGCGCAAACAGGCGCGTTATTCACGCTCATAAGCGTTGATAGGCCACCATCGCCAGCCGCTACTTCCATGAGTGCGAGTGCGTAAGAAACATAATCTGTTTCAGCGCCTTCCCACTCTGCAGGCACAGTCATGCCCATAAGGCCGAGTTGGCCCATTTCGCGGAGGAAGTCTTCTGGAATTAGTCCCGCTTTTTCCCATGACGCAGCATTTGGTGCAATCTTATCACGAGAAAAGGCGCGGGCCATATCCCGCACCATTCTTTGTTCTTCATTTAGAAGCATTAACTTGCCTTTAGTTCAGTTCAATCGCGACTGCTGTTGCTTCACCGCCACCGATACAGAGGCTGGCAACACCTTTTTTCAGACCGCGTTTCTTTAGCGCATTAATCAGCGTAACACAAATACGGGCGCCAGATGCACCAATTGGGTGCCCAAGGGCACAAGCGCCGCCATTTACGTTCACCTTCGCGTGGTCTAGGCCAAGTTCCTGCATCGCTGCCATTGCTACAACGGCGAATGCTTCGTTTACCTCAAACAGATCAACATCATCTGTCGTCCAGCCAGCTTTATCGAGAACCTTCTTCATTGCGTCTACCGGCGCTGTAGTGAACCATTCTGGTGCATGAGCGTGGTTCGCGTGTGCCTTAAGTGTTGCAAGTGGCGTAAGGCCGCGTTTTTCTGCTTCAGATGCTTTCATCATAACCAAAGCGGCAGCACCGTCAGAGATAGAGCTTGCATTAGCTGCTGTTACAGAACCGTCTTTTTTGAAAGCAGGGCGCAGGCCTGGAATTTTATCAAGGCGTGCTTTTGGTGGTTGTTCGTCAGTCGTGATTTCAACAGAACCGCGACGAGATTTTACTTCAACAGGTACTACTTCACCTTCGAAGCTATCATTTTCAATAGCGGCTTGAGCACGTTTAAGGGATTCAATCGCATAAGCATCCTGTGCTTCACGTGTGAACTGGTAGTGCTCAGCACAGAGTTCAGCATAAACGCCCATTGGCTCACCGCCGTATGCATCTGTAAGGCCATCAAGCGCCATATGGTCAATAATTTGACCAGCGCCGTATTTGATACCTGTACGGCCTGTAGGCATCATGTGTGGCGCTAAGGACATGCTCTCCATACCACCTGCTACTACCACATCATTGGTACCGGCTAGAATGCTGTCGTGTGCCTGCATCATCGCCTGCATGCCAGAACCGCACATCTTGTTAATGGTAACTGCGCCAGTTGACTGCGGAATACCAGATTTGATACTTGCCTGACGAGCAGGAGCCTGACCCTGACCTGCAGGAAGAACACAGCCCATAATCGTTTCATTAACAGCATCACCTTCAAGGCCTGCGCTTTCAAGTGCGCCTGAGATGGCTACAGAACCGAGGTCAGAGGCTGTTACTGTTGATAGATCACCAAGTAGGCCACCCATTGGTGTGCGTGCCATACCGACAATTACAATTGGATCCTGGGACATGTTCGTCGTCTCCTAAATACTGGTGGCAGGTTAGCCCCCGTTTTCCCTTCAGGCATGTATATAAGCGTGCCTGATTGGCAGCCAATGTGCCAAATATAGTTTATTTCGCAAGTGCAAAATAAACGCCATACAGAAAATTGAATAGCAGATATAAAAAAAGGCAGCAATGCTGCCTTAATTTTTATTTTCTATTCAGCGGCTTGTTGCTTTTCAGATTGCCGCTTTTCCCAAGCATCCCGGATCATTTCACTGGTCATTCGGCTGCCGTCCGGTGTCCAACCGGGAGGTCCAACTAGGAACATTAGGCGCGCTTTCCATGTTTTCGCAGATGCAATATCTTTGATAATACCCACCCATTCATGGAAGGCGACACGAAGAGGATTAAAGGTTCCCAAGTCGGTCACAAGGCCATAATTACAGGGCTCATCCTTTTGTTCAGGAATGAAAGAGCCGAACATACGGTCCCAGAACATGAAAACACCTGCGTAATTGGCATCGAGATATTGAGGGTTATTGGCATGATGCACACGGTGATGGCTTGGAGTATTTAAAGTATACTCAAACCAGCGAGGCATTTTGTCTATCGCTTCCGTATGAATCCAGAATTGGTATATGAGGTTCAGACCAGCACAGAAGAATACAATGCCCGGCTCAATGCCCAGGATAAAGATTGGCCATTTAAAGAAGATGCCAGGAGTAATAGAACCCGTCCAAGTCTGCCTTAAAGCTGTGGAGAGGTTATAATGCTGGCTGGAATGGTGGATAACATGAGCGGCCCACATCCAACGCATACGGTGCCCCATTCGGTGAATCCAGTAATAAGCGAGATCATCCAGCACGAATGCGAGTAAGAACACCCAAGGTGCATATCCAAAATCAAAAATAGCGACATTTTCCCACACCCAGTATGCAAGAACAACGGTGAAGGTCGCGGCTAATGCACCGGCTACCGTACTACCCAATCCCATAAACATGGATACAAAGGTATCTTTGCCTTCAAAGCGAGCCTTGCCGCTTACTTTGCCGTAGATAAGTTCGATAATGATCAACGCAACAAAGAGCGGAACGGCCATTTCAGTAGGTTTAAACAGGCCTAAGCTTGCCAATGCTTCAGATTGCATGAACGGCCTCCTGATTGTTTGTATAGGGAACTAGTGCTTTTTCAGCATTCGCGAGGGCATCGGCTTCTAATGCAAAGATGAATTCCGGCGCTGTAAAGTCGGGGCAAGAAACTTTCAGTGTTCCACCCGTGCTGATGTTAACTTGATCACCTTCAACCAGCGTACGACATACAAGTTGATCACCAATCTGTCTTACCAAACCTAGTTGATTACCGGACGCAGTAATAGCTTTAACGATCAGTGAACGCTCATCCAGGGAAACAATTGCATCACCAAGTTTTGCATCCGGATTATAACGCTGATAATCATCAAGCATTGCTTGCTTACCGAGTGTTTTTTCAGGAAATACTCGATGAATAACAAATGCCAAAATAGCGATTGTTACCAGAGAGCCGGAAAATAATATCCAGTTCATCCAATTGGCCCCTTTTCCCACTTTTTAAGCCTTTATGGCTTTCCCTTCACAATATTGAAACTAAGATACAATTTATAAAAGTCCAATAGTAAAGCGCTTTGCTCACAAGGGATTTAGGGAGTGTACGATGAAGAAGCTGTTTGTTGGAATGGTGGTTGTTTTGGTTGGGTTTTTGGCGGCTGAGGTTGCCGTAGCGGAAAAGGACACAATCGTTATCGCGCACCGCGGTGCCAGCGGCTATATGCCTGAACACACTCTTGAAGCATACAAATTGGCGATAGAGCAGGGGGCAGATTATATAGAGCCAGATTTGGTTATGACTCGGGATGGGCATTTAGTCGCACGGCATGATGGGTATCTTTCTACTACAACAAATGTTGCTGATCACCCTGAATTTGCTGACCGTAAGAGGACAATTCAAGGTAAAACAGATTGGTTTGTTTTTGATTTTACATTGGAAGAACTAAAGACGTTGCGAACAAAGCAACCACGCGTAAGCCGTGGTAAGCAGTTTGATGGTCAAGGCACTATTCCAACGATTGACGAGATTGTTGCGCTTGCAGAGGGCTATAAAGGAAAAAGGAAACCTGTGGGGCTACATATAGAAATGAAACGCCCTGATGCTTTTAAGCAGATTGATAGTGAACTTGATAAAACATTGGCTGCGCTCTTTTCAGAGATATCTTCTAAGGACATTCCTCTGTTTTTCCAGTGTTTTGATGGGAACTTCCTGTTGAAAGTAGGTGAGATATCAGACGTCCCACTAGTGATGCTAATTGGAGGTAAACCTAATATGGAAGGTGATTGGTATGAGCTTGATATCGCTTTAGAGCCATTTGCGGGTCGGGTAGCCGGCTTTGGTTTGAATAAAGCATTGTTGGTTAATAAAGATGGTTCTGCCACCGACATTATAGATAGAGCTCATTCAATGGGAGCTGTAGTACATGTATGGACTGTCAGAAATGATCAGCTCCACCCAATGTTTAAAACAGTTGAGCAAGAGCTTAAGGCATTGTACTCTATGGGGGTAGATGGGGTTTTTACTGACTTCCCTGATACCGCAATCAGTGTCCGAAATAGTCTGAAGTTACTGGAGCCATTAATCGCCAATGATTGATTTCATCAAAGCTTTTCTCACAGCGATTGTTGCTGTTGTGGTTATTCGGATGGGTATTGAAATACTGTTCAATGCTGTAGGAATGTAAGAAGAAAGCGCCCAAAGGGGCGCTTTTTTAGTTCTGTTAATCTGCTTCTGGGAAATCTTTATCAAATGGGAACGGTGTATCCTCTGTTTTAAAGGTCATATAGTTCAACATTTGCAAGATATAAACCCGAAGCCTTCCATTCGCATCAATAATCCATTCAGGTTCATTTTCCACACCCAGTGCAATACGAATGATGAGATGAGCAGCTGACAGAATGAAAACGCCAATAATCGCGAAATAGGTGATTACACCAAACAGAATCATTAAAGCCGCGCGTTTGAGATGTGTGCCCCAATCCTGGTTTTTCATGTGCTCTACAAACTCATCGTGTGTCTGTGAACGAGTGGTGGCTTCTTCAGCGTCGGGTTGAGGGCCTGTCTTTTCAGATTTAGTGGAAGCACCGGTGGTTGTTTCTGCATTAGCACTTTCTTGCTCGTTGTTTTTTTGACTAGCTTCAATAGCTTCAGAAACAGTGTTCTCATTAGTCTCGGTTTTGCTGGCAGCCGCTTTTGCCGTAGATGATTTTCGGGTGATGGTCTTTTTTGCTGTGGTCGTTGATTTGGCTGTTGTTTTTTTGGAAGTAGAAGCTGTTTTAGCTGCAGTAGTCTTTTTTGTGGT
This DNA window, taken from Kordiimonas sp. SCSIO 12603, encodes the following:
- a CDS encoding helix-turn-helix transcriptional regulator, translated to MENEQLDLIFKALSDGTRRRIIERLSVQSEQSLFEVCAASIPEDGVALSRQTISQHLRVLQEAGLIKTSWKGRTKAHSLNEEAKHKDAIEWLKKYIGSGEGK
- a CDS encoding molybdenum cofactor guanylyltransferase translates to MVIQQEQMIAKTDIAGLVIAGGTSKRFGSDKYKAELLGKSLLSLSVDNLEPHVAEIIVNLPNDHTSADYQLVYENQGLGPLSAVISGMKWARVHGYSWLLTTPVDVPVLPDGLIEALKGEGDGAYAEADDGLHGLCALWPVKDMEAIQNLLGNGKRAVNGAHKLLDNNPVFYPAKTKEDYFNINTQADLAQLKTFLE
- a CDS encoding VOC family protein, with the translated sequence MKIYVTGVFVDDQDKAEKFYCDILGFKLKNNIPLGENRWLTVVSDEEPEGTELLLEPSDHPAVKPYKDALVADGIPAHSFQVKDLDAERKRLGDMNVRFTQEPMDAGPVRMALLDDTCGNLIQLIEMK
- a CDS encoding patatin-like phospholipase family protein, whose translation is MRLGIALGGGAGLGWAHIGVLRVLEAEGIDVDVISGTSIGAIVGACAAADMLDELEELARDVGYKDMFMMSEFGFNQGGLIGAGKIERKMREYFGVKTIEQLQKPFAAVAVDIFTGEQIDLDKGDVVTAVRASSAIPGVLPPVETGHMMLVDGGLVDPVPVRAARELGADFVIGVDLQNDYEHRVRSYGLEPGGPNKRAAFKTARAGAALLLKTLGKLRMSIDKPELVISPEIGHVEVADFTKADELIALGKKAAYDVLPEIHYALK
- a CDS encoding acetyl-CoA C-acyltransferase gives rise to the protein MSQDPIVIVGMARTPMGGLLGDLSTVTASDLGSVAISGALESAGLEGDAVNETIMGCVLPAGQGQAPARQASIKSGIPQSTGAVTINKMCGSGMQAMMQAHDSILAGTNDVVVAGGMESMSLAPHMMPTGRTGIKYGAGQIIDHMALDGLTDAYGGEPMGVYAELCAEHYQFTREAQDAYAIESLKRAQAAIENDSFEGEVVPVEVKSRRGSVEITTDEQPPKARLDKIPGLRPAFKKDGSVTAANASSISDGAAALVMMKASEAEKRGLTPLATLKAHANHAHAPEWFTTAPVDAMKKVLDKAGWTTDDVDLFEVNEAFAVVAMAAMQELGLDHAKVNVNGGACALGHPIGASGARICVTLINALKKRGLKKGVASLCIGGGEATAVAIELN
- a CDS encoding FdhF/YdeP family oxidoreductase, which codes for MPTSQTDNPTVVGGGVKKVIYTLNTVRKMGVKKAAKALNSNNTCKACALGMGGQQGGMTNELGEFPSVCNKSVQAQSSDTQAAIPLEIFEHTLDELRELDGKEMEHLGRLNTPLHKKAGDDKLSPISWDEAMAIAVERFKATDADRSFFYSSGRSSNEAGFIFQLFARMFGTNNVNNCSYYCHQATSVALGTTIGTGTATIELDDLDHCDLVFVVGANPSSNHPRFIHKLKACRERGGEVIIINPAKEPGLVKFAVPKSPKSLLLGGSDIASDYLQPNIGSDVAVFMGLAKAVFEQETEDQDFINSHTEGFEALIKKLHQQSWDDICRLTGLHKTDFERIAALYGKSEKTVFAWGMGLTHHLNGVENIESLVNLALLRGMVGKHHAGLLPLRGHSNVQGIGTIGVKPVLTEEVFKRMETAFDIALPRKEGMDTMACMEAAHKGLVDTALIMGGNLYAANPSSDWAAETLDKIGFKLFLTTTLNKGHVHGIDNSECIILPVTARDEEWSPTTQESMFNFVRLSDGGIMRHDCVRPESVILCDLADSILPDAPFAFNEFKNHSKTREAIAEIVPGMEALADIDVAKKEFHINGRLFHTPEFKTSSGKASFIACDLPEITTNKTFPFTLTTLRSEGQFNSIIYENKDTYRGTDDRWCVMMNRDDMKRLGVEQHNQITVTSEFGTMEDVKVFAFDVPEGNILAYYPEANTLTGTAVDARSKTPSFKNTAVNITK
- a CDS encoding glycerophosphodiester phosphodiesterase family protein, translating into MKKLFVGMVVVLVGFLAAEVAVAEKDTIVIAHRGASGYMPEHTLEAYKLAIEQGADYIEPDLVMTRDGHLVARHDGYLSTTTNVADHPEFADRKRTIQGKTDWFVFDFTLEELKTLRTKQPRVSRGKQFDGQGTIPTIDEIVALAEGYKGKRKPVGLHIEMKRPDAFKQIDSELDKTLAALFSEISSKDIPLFFQCFDGNFLLKVGEISDVPLVMLIGGKPNMEGDWYELDIALEPFAGRVAGFGLNKALLVNKDGSATDIIDRAHSMGAVVHVWTVRNDQLHPMFKTVEQELKALYSMGVDGVFTDFPDTAISVRNSLKLLEPLIAND
- a CDS encoding DUF4389 domain-containing protein, producing the protein MSEDTQSTEAAKKTPAKKTASQKTPTRKTTTRKSVAKPAAKKTTTRKTTTKKTTAAKTASTSKKTTAKSTTTAKKTITRKSSTAKAAASKTETNENTVSEAIEASQKNNEQESANAETTTGASTKSEKTGPQPDAEEATTRSQTHDEFVEHMKNQDWGTHLKRAALMILFGVITYFAIIGVFILSAAHLIIRIALGVENEPEWIIDANGRLRVYILQMLNYMTFKTEDTPFPFDKDFPEAD
- a CDS encoding acyl-CoA dehydrogenase family protein, with the translated sequence MLLNEEQRMVRDMARAFSRDKIAPNAASWEKAGLIPEDFLREMGQLGLMGMTVPAEWEGAETDYVSYALALMEVAAGDGGLSTLMSVNNAPVCAAILQNGDNQQKETFLKPLARGEMIGAFCLTEPQAGSDASMLRTKAERTNSGWKLNGTKQFITSGKIGGVAIIFAVTDPSAGKKGISAFLVPTNTPGYKVASVEHKLGQKSSDTCQIVFEDMEIPSSCLLGEEGQGYKIALANLETGRIGIAAQSVGMAKAAYEYALQYAKEREAFGGPIFNQQAVSFRLADMATRIHAAELMVLDAAAKKSAGEPCLKEACMAKLYASEMAEKVCSDAIQTLGGYGYLSEYPIEKIYRDVRVCQIYEGTSDIQRIVIGREIGR
- a CDS encoding sterol desaturase family protein codes for the protein MQSEALASLGLFKPTEMAVPLFVALIIIELIYGKVSGKARFEGKDTFVSMFMGLGSTVAGALAATFTVVLAYWVWENVAIFDFGYAPWVFLLAFVLDDLAYYWIHRMGHRMRWMWAAHVIHHSSQHYNLSTALRQTWTGSITPGIFFKWPIFILGIEPGIVFFCAGLNLIYQFWIHTEAIDKMPRWFEYTLNTPSHHRVHHANNPQYLDANYAGVFMFWDRMFGSFIPEQKDEPCNYGLVTDLGTFNPLRVAFHEWVGIIKDIASAKTWKARLMFLVGPPGWTPDGSRMTSEMIRDAWEKRQSEKQQAAE